In Verrucomicrobiia bacterium, the sequence TACCGGCACGCCCGGTTGGGTGAGATAAACTGAACTTAACATAAAAAAAAGTAACAACAAAAACACAACATTCACCAAAGGCACCACATCCAACGGCCCTTTTACAATGGAAATGGAAGTGGATAATTTCACAGGGAGGAAGAAGCCAAAGAAACTTCCCTATTTTGTTTTTGAATTTCCTGTTCGGAACGAACTCCTTTTTCCGAAAGCGCTTGAACTATTTCGATCCCCGCTCGCTCCATATCGCGCATGAAATGATTAAGCCGCGTCACCAAAAAATTATACGCTGCATACGTAGGAATGGCCACACACAATCCCGCCGCTGCAGTAAGCAAAGCTTCCCAAATGCCTCCCGATAAATCCCCAGCCGTAGCCGTTCCGGACTTGGCTTGCATGGTCATAAAAACCGAAATCATCCCTGTAATCGTTCCCAACAAACCAATTAGAGGCGTTAAATAACCTAAAGTTGCCAAAGTCGAAAGATGCTGCTCCAATCGCGGCATCTGCAACTGAGCCACCTCTTGAACAATCTCCCGCAACTCCGATTTGGGCAAGTTGTGATGCTTAATCGCAGCATGCACCACTTGAGCCACAGGCCCATAAGCCTCCTCACAACGATCCAAAGCCTCTTGATATTGACGCCTTTGCACCAGATTAATAATGCCCGCCAAAAACTCTTCCGCTTTCAAATCTTGACGCCGAAAAAAAAGCCAACGCTCAAAAAAAATAGTCAACGCAACTGCACTGGCTATTAAAATAGGCCACATCAAAAAACCGCCGCGCTGAATCAACTCAAACATAATTTATACAGTGGCCGGTGACTTGTGATAAGTGACTCGTGACAAGTTACCAGTCACCCATTACCCGTTACTTATCACCAAATAAACGACCTCCGTTCCGCCATGATTTGATCCCCCTGCATAATCAATGCCCGCCACGAAGTCACCACCCCTTGCGTAAAATAAGCCTCACCCACAATTTCAAAAACCGCTTTTTGCCAACCTTTCGCATCGGAAAAAGGAACCTCTAAAAAATAAAGTTTATCCTTCGTATTTTTTTGGCGATATTCCAATCGCACCTTCACATTGCTTACTCTCTCTTTCGTATGCCAATTCACATAAAAATAATGGCCCCGTTTCGCGCGCCGCTGAGCCTGAGTCACCGCCCCAAAATTGTGATAACGCCTTTCAAAACGTAAACTTTTATCATCACTCACCGGCGTAACCTCAGGATCATTCACATATTCAGCGATTTTACCAAAAGAAAACCCGCCCGAGGGAGCCACTTCCGGCATCTTTCTCAAATCCGAAAAACTCAACTCTCGCTCTTCCTGAGCCAAAACAGAACTTGCAACCCAAGTCGCCAACAAAATTCCAAGCCAAATTCGCATGCTTCCTTGTAAATCTCAACACCCCGAATGTCAATGCCCCATCAAAACAACCGTTTTTCATACGCTGATCCATCAGTTGACAGATTGCCACGCAAATCCATTCCCTATTTCTGTGATCCTCAAAACTTGACACTACCCCCTGTTATCCCCTTCCCAGCAGTTGCGTGGACGGGATCTCTATTCGCGACCGCCTGCAGCAATTGCGCAGCATTTCGAGCAAGTGATTCGCGGGCAAAATCCGTTCTCAGCCAACTTACCC encodes:
- a CDS encoding MotA/TolQ/ExbB proton channel family protein, whose amino-acid sequence is MFELIQRGGFLMWPILIASAVALTIFFERWLFFRRQDLKAEEFLAGIINLVQRRQYQEALDRCEEAYGPVAQVVHAAIKHHNLPKSELREIVQEVAQLQMPRLEQHLSTLATLGYLTPLIGLLGTITGMISVFMTMQAKSGTATAGDLSGGIWEALLTAAAGLCVAIPTYAAYNFLVTRLNHFMRDMERAGIEIVQALSEKGVRSEQEIQKQNREVSLASSSL